A region from the Oceanidesulfovibrio marinus genome encodes:
- a CDS encoding uracil-DNA glycosylase, with the protein MDIVALETLARGIRRCHSCRLHENRTHAVPGNGDYRRRVVLLGEAPGEREDELGLSFMGRTGQFLDGFLAQNGFDRDDFFITPAVKCRPPNNRDPRRDELETCRDKWLLPQLDALAPAIILLAGKAAVRQTLGSNEPLSGLHGRMLEYCGVPALVTYHPTAMMRFPKIRNAAAEDLAALNKALKIT; encoded by the coding sequence ATGGATATCGTTGCGCTTGAAACTCTGGCCCGCGGCATCCGGCGCTGCCATTCCTGCCGACTGCATGAGAACCGCACGCACGCCGTGCCGGGCAATGGCGACTACCGCCGCCGCGTCGTGCTTCTGGGTGAGGCCCCTGGAGAGAGGGAGGACGAGCTCGGCCTGTCCTTCATGGGCCGCACCGGGCAGTTCCTGGACGGCTTCCTCGCCCAGAACGGCTTTGACCGGGACGACTTCTTCATCACCCCGGCAGTCAAGTGCCGGCCGCCCAACAACCGCGACCCCAGGCGGGACGAGCTGGAAACCTGCCGCGACAAGTGGCTGCTTCCGCAACTGGACGCCCTTGCGCCGGCAATCATCCTGCTGGCCGGCAAAGCGGCTGTGCGCCAGACCCTCGGCAGTAACGAGCCGCTCTCCGGACTGCACGGCCGGATGCTTGAGTACTGCGGCGTGCCTGCGCTCGTCACCTACCACCCCACGGCCATGATGCGATTTCCCAAGATACGCAACGCAGC